A stretch of DNA from Maridesulfovibrio sp.:
AGTTGGCGGGGTCACTTCCCATGCCGCGATTCTTTCCCGGTCCATGGGTATTCCGGCAGTAATCGGTGCCGGAGAAGCCGCCGGACATATAAAGAACGGCAGCACCATAGCTCTTGACGGATTCAGCGGAAAAATCTGGGTTTCACCGGACCGTGCGGTACAGAAAGAATTTGCGGAAAAAAGATTTGCATGGCTTGCCGAGCGGGAGGAAGCAAAGAAGAAGGGAGCCGCCCCTGCCAAAACTCTGGAAGGGACGGAAATAATGGTCATGGGCAACATAGGCGTCCCGGCCGATGCTCCGAGAGTTCTGGAATACGGTGCGGAAGGAGTCGGACTTTTCAGGACGGAATTTCTATTCCAGGACCGCGACCAGGCTCCGGATGAAGAAGAACAGTACGCTGCATATGTAGAGGCGGCAGAAGCCATGAAGGGCAAGCCGGTTATCATCCGTACCCTTGATATAGGCGGAGACAAGCAGATAAAGTATCTGGATATGCCGATAGAGGACAACCCGTTCCTCGGCGAACGCGGAGTGCGTTTCTGCATGGCCCGCCCGGAACTGTTCAGGACCCAGATTCGTGCCCTGCTCCGCGCTGCGGCCGAGCAGAATATCTGGATAATGTTCCCAATGATCTCGGATGCACAGGAGCTTGAAGAAGTACTTCAGTTCAGGGACGGCATCAGAGATGAACTTGCAGCGGAAGGATACAGGACAGCCGAAAAAGTCAAGACCGGAATCATGATAGAAGTCCCGTCGGCAGTTGCCGTGGCAGACAAGCTAGCGGAACGCTGCGATTTTTTCAGCATCGGCACAAACGACCTGACCCAGTACGTTATGGCCGCAGATAGAGGAAACGCTTCTGTTTCAAAGCTCTGCGACAGCCTTAATCCCGCAGTGCTGCGCATGATCTCCATAACCTGCGATGCGGCGGCCAAAGCCGGAATAGAAGTCGGCATGTGCGGTGAACTGGCAGGAAACAGCAAGGCCCTGCCCCTGCTGCTGGGTCTGGGACTTGATGAACTGAGCATGAACGGCCCGGCCATTCCTGATGTTAAGGAGGCTATCCGTTCCGTCACCATGGAAGATTGCCTTAATCTGGCTGTAAAAGCCATGAAAGCAAAGTCCGGAGACGAAGTTCGCAAGCTCCTTAAATAAGAAACAAACAAGGGCCGCAGATGAATACAACTGCGGCCCAGTTACTTTAAACCTGCGGTCAGCTACCGGCCATGCATTACTGATCATTCAGCATCTAGCCGGGCTTATCCGATCAGTTCATTGAGACGGGCGCTTCCTCAGCCGGAAGTTTAATTACAAAACAGGAACCGCTTCCGGCATTGGAATGAACCTCGATTCGTCCTCGGTGCTGGTCGGTTATGATGAAATACGATACCGAAAGTCCCAGCCCGGTCCCCTTTCCGGCATCCTTTGTGGTGTAAAAAGGTTCAAAAAGACGCCTGCGGGTCTCCCGATCCATTCCCGGACCGTTATCTTCAATCTCAACAACGACCCATTTCCTGTCTTTTTTAACCCGACAGATGAAACGCGGTTCTTCATCACAGAACGTTTTATCCATCATGGCCTCTGCACCGTTTCTAAGCAGGTTCAGAAAAACCTGCTGAATTTCATTTCGGTCGCAATAAACTTCCGGGACATCAGCCGCATACTCGCGCACTATATTTATTTTCTTGAAATCATAATTACGTTTGAAGTTAAAATCATTGGCTGTGAGTTCAATTGTACTGTCGAGCAGAGCGGAAACATCATGGAGCATAAATTTATCTTCACTCTTCCGGCTGAAGCTGAGCATATTGGCAACTATTGCAGCCGCTCTGGTTCCGGCGCTGTGAATTCCGTCTATCATTTTCGGGATGTCCCTTTTTACCATGTACTCGCGGATTGCATTCAGAGAGATACCGCATTCCTCGGCAGCAGCCATGTTCTTATCCAGATCGCCGAAAATTCTTTTTTTCATATTCAGGGCATATCCCAGAACTCCGGCAAGGGGATTGTTGATCTCATGAGCCATACCTGCGGCAAGGCCGCCGACTGACATCATTTTCTCCGACTGGATCATCATCTGCTCCAGCCTTACCCGGTCCGTGACATCGTCAATTCTCAGCACGGCTCCCTCGACCCCGTTGGCAATAAGCGGATAGATGGTCATATCCTCATGCCGGGTCTCCCCTGTGGGGGTTCTCGTCTTCAGACAATCGGACTTCGCACTCCTGGTACGTATTGCTTCCCGGACGTTATCCAGCTCCAAGGTGAAACGGGGCAGCAGACTCTGCAGAGGTTTTCCCAAGGCCTCCTTGCGGGAAATGGAAGTGGCTTTTTCCGCCCCCATGTTCCACTGCGTCACCGTACAATTAGCATCCACTCCTATGAGGAGTGAAGGCATGGAATCTATGATATTGGACAACAGGTTTCTGGTTTTTGCCAATTCCGCTTCTGTCCTCTCCAGTTCATTTATGAAGCGGGCCTGCTGCATATTCTGGTAGGCTATTCCGGAAAGCTGGTTGGCAAGAGTGAATAAGACCTTGGAAATTCGCTCAAAACGCTCAAAAGGCATAGAAGTGACTTCCATAAAAGCCTCGACCGCCTCATCCTCGTCGGCACCTATTTTACGGGCGTAAACCCGAATCTTTTCTTCATCCTGATTTTCATCACGGACCTGCCCCATAAGCCAGTTGGCCACGTGATGTCCGCCCACGGATATTCCGGCTCCGGCATCCCATAGCCCACCGCTCATGCAATTCTGAATCGAAGGACCGTCCTTTTTCAGCTTTCCGAGTTTGGCATCCGATTTATAGCAATTCGCCAACCCAAGCTCGGTCTTTCTGATAATATCATTGCACAACCTGCAAAAATTACTGGGCCTGGTTATAGGACTTCCGTCCGGACGGGTAATCAATGAGCCGACACCGGTTGCTTCGGCAAACTCATCCTGTAAACGCTGAATATCGTCAAGATTGAACAAATCTTCAAAACTGAACCCGGACGAATCTTCAATGGGTTTGGTAAGGGCTGTTATGCGCTTTTCCAGCGCTTCTTCAATGTTCTTCCTTGCCGTTATATTGCGGGCCACCCCCATGATACCTAACAACTCGCCGGAAACGTTCCTCACCGGAGTCTTTATGGTTTCCACAAGACGGCTTTCTCCGGTCCTGACCATGGTGATCCATTCCTCATTGACTCGCGGACCATCGGCAGCCATTGCAAGTTTATCATTTTCACGAAAAGAGTCGGCAAGTGATTCTTCTATAAAGTCATAATCGGTCTTACCTATTATCTCCTCTTCCTTCACATCGAAAAAAGATTCGAATGCCTTATTGCACGATATATACACTCCATCCGGATCCTTGAGCCAGACAAGATCAGGAATGGCCTCTATAAGACAGCGAAAATAATCATCAGACAGCCTTGCTGTAAACATATCCGATACTCCCCGACGAGAAAGGAGGCGACAAATGGCTGCAGCTTAATCTCACTTTACTACCGACCCGATTACCAGTTGCATTGTCCCAGCATCTCTCATCATGCAAATCTTCACCGACCCTGAACGAAGAGTCTCGTTCACCACAACTCAATTCACATGGTATATCTGTCAATTCTATAGCTTTTACCCAATACATCAAAGACTGTCCATCCGAAAAAAAAGATTACACTTAACCGTTAATTCCGAGTCAGCACTCATAAAACTATCTGAATAAAAAATCACCAGCTGATTAACAAAAACGAAAAAGAATAGATTTTAAGCCGATTGCACCAACATAAAACATACAAATATGTATTTTTGCATATTATAATTGATTTCCGGACCCAACAGCCAAATACAAATTCACATATACTTCTATAAGCAACCGAGGTGAATAGTGCTTAATGTGAAAAATCTACCCATGAAGCCGAAATTGATCATAATCATGCTCATTCTTGGGCTCATACCTCTGAGTATTGTCGGCTGGCTGTCACTTGAAAAAGCAGAAACAGCCCTTACAGCCAAAACGTACTCGCAACTTGAAAGCATTCGGGACATAAAAAAAGATGGTCTTGAATTCTTTTTCAATACAATTCACGACCAGATTCAGACTTTTTCCGAAGACCGTATGATTATTGATGCGATGAGGGATTTTGATTCCGCGTTTCAGCAATTCCGAGCCGACAACAACTTCAATTCGGAAGATGTTGCCCGGATGAAAAAAGAGCTTGGCTCATACTATACCGGCGATTTTACGGCCGAGTATAAAAAACAGCATCACGGCAAGTCTCCGAACGCCATGGAGCTTCTTGCAGCGCTGGACGCTGACTCCATTGCCCTCCAGTATCAATACATAAAAGCCAACAGGAACAAGCTCGGCTCCAAACACCTGCTTGACGCTGCAGACGACCCTTCATCATACAGCAGCCTACATGCAAAATATCACCCCACGATCAGAAATTTTCTCGAAAAATTCGGTTATTACGACATTTTTCTGGTTGACGCCAAAAGCGGTGATATTGTGTACACGGTTTTCAAGGAACTGGACTTCACAACATCACTCAAAAACGGCGCGTACAGCGACACCAATCTTGGCAAGGCTTTCCGCAAGGCATGCCAGGCTCCGAAAGGAGACTATGTTTGTCTCACTGATTTCAAACCGTACACTCCTTCATACGAAGCTCCGGCCAGCTTCATCTCATCTCCGATTTATGATGGCGATGAACTGGTCGGCGTAGCTGTCTTCCAGATTCCGCTGGACCGGATAACAGCTGTAATGTCCAACCGCGCAGGTCTCGGCAAAACAGGCGAATCCTATCTTGTGGGCTCCGACAAACTCATGCGCTCGGATTCTTTCCTGACGCCGGACACCCATAGCGTGCGGGCATCATTTGAAAACCCGGACAAGGGCTCCGTGGATACCGAGGCTGTCCGCAACTCTCTGGCAGGCAAAACCGGAATCGGGGTAATCAAAGATTACAACGGAAATCTGGTGCTTTCCGCATACACTCCGATACATATAGGGGAAAAAACATGGGCCCTGCTGGTTGAAATGAACGAATCGGAAGTTCTGCAGCCGGTA
This window harbors:
- a CDS encoding PocR ligand-binding domain-containing protein, which codes for MFTARLSDDYFRCLIEAIPDLVWLKDPDGVYISCNKAFESFFDVKEEEIIGKTDYDFIEESLADSFRENDKLAMAADGPRVNEEWITMVRTGESRLVETIKTPVRNVSGELLGIMGVARNITARKNIEEALEKRITALTKPIEDSSGFSFEDLFNLDDIQRLQDEFAEATGVGSLITRPDGSPITRPSNFCRLCNDIIRKTELGLANCYKSDAKLGKLKKDGPSIQNCMSGGLWDAGAGISVGGHHVANWLMGQVRDENQDEEKIRVYARKIGADEDEAVEAFMEVTSMPFERFERISKVLFTLANQLSGIAYQNMQQARFINELERTEAELAKTRNLLSNIIDSMPSLLIGVDANCTVTQWNMGAEKATSISRKEALGKPLQSLLPRFTLELDNVREAIRTRSAKSDCLKTRTPTGETRHEDMTIYPLIANGVEGAVLRIDDVTDRVRLEQMMIQSEKMMSVGGLAAGMAHEINNPLAGVLGYALNMKKRIFGDLDKNMAAAEECGISLNAIREYMVKRDIPKMIDGIHSAGTRAAAIVANMLSFSRKSEDKFMLHDVSALLDSTIELTANDFNFKRNYDFKKINIVREYAADVPEVYCDRNEIQQVFLNLLRNGAEAMMDKTFCDEEPRFICRVKKDRKWVVVEIEDNGPGMDRETRRRLFEPFYTTKDAGKGTGLGLSVSYFIITDQHRGRIEVHSNAGSGSCFVIKLPAEEAPVSMN